A single Anopheles maculipalpis chromosome 3RL, idAnoMacuDA_375_x, whole genome shotgun sequence DNA region contains:
- the LOC126565039 gene encoding stress-induced-phosphoprotein 1 — MATQENKQLAQKEKELGNAAYKKKEFETALVHYRAALTHDPTDITFHNNIAAVYFEQKEFKKCIEECEKAVEVGRENRADYKLIAKAFTRIGNAYRKLEDYKSAKTYFEKSLSEHRTPEVKSLLSDTEKKIKEMERLAYIDPAKAEEEKEKGNEYFKQGNYSTAVKHYSEAIKRNPDDAKLYSNRAACYTKLAAFDLGLKDCETCCRLDETFIKGWVRKGKILQGMQKSSEALTAYQKALEIDPNNAEALEGYRACTMAVHADPKEVWKKAMHDPEVQQILKDPAMRVILEQMHSDTKAVQEHLKNPQVASKIQKLLESGIIQLH; from the exons ATGGCCACTCAAGAAAACAAGCAGCTGGCccagaaggaaaaagaattgGGCAATGCCGCGTACAAAAAGAAGGAATTCGAAACCGCACTTGTGCACTACCGTGCGGCTTTGACGCATGATCCGACGGACATAACATTCCACAACAATATTGCGGCAGTATACTTCGAACAGAAGGAGTTCAAAAAATGTATCGAAGAGTGTGAAAAGGCTGTTGAGGTAGGTCGTGAAAACCGGGCGGACTATAAGCTAATTGCGAAAGCGTTTACTCGCATCGGCAATGCGTACCGCAAGCTGGAAGACTACAAATCCGCCAAAACCTACTTCGAGAAATCGCTCTCGGAACACCGAACGCCCGAGGTAAAGTCGTTGCTTAGCGACACCGAGAAGAAGATCAAGGAGATGGAGCGACTAGCGTACATCGATCCGGCCAAGGCCGAGGAAGAGAAGGAGAAGGGCAACGAGTATTTCAAGCAAGGCAACTACAGCACAGCCGTGAAACACTACTCCGAAGCGATCAAGCGCAATCCGGACGATGCAAAGCTGTACAGTAACCGGGCCGCCTGCTACACCAAGCTGGCCGCATTCGATCTAGGGCTGAAGGATTGTGAAACGTGCTGCAGGCTGGACGAAACGTTCATCAAAGGATGGGTGCGCAAGGGCAAGATTCTGCAGGGAATGCAAAAATCGTCCGAAGCACTCACTGCCTACCAAAAAGCCTTAGAGATCGATCCGAACAATGCGGAAGCGCTGGAAGGGTACCGAGCGTGCACGATGGCGGTACATGCCGATCCGAAGGAAGTATGGAAGAAGGCGATGCACGATCCGGAAGTGCAACAGATACTGAAAGATCCGGCGATGCGTGTCATTCTAGAGCAAATGCATAGCGATACAAAGGCGGTACAAGA gCATCTCAAAAATCCTCAAGTAGCTTCCAAAATCCAGAAACTACTCGAGTCCGGAATCATTCAACTCCACTGA